In Glandiceps talaboti chromosome 6, keGlaTala1.1, whole genome shotgun sequence, one DNA window encodes the following:
- the LOC144436913 gene encoding galanin receptor 2b-like, protein MQNSTDIVGNITSDNGSYSDASTEGLHSANLYNDPLAMKICFGIIGVIGGLGNTLVVCVFMRKSMASSTGLSSTNIFILNQSVIDLVSSILLIVNNLIVITYVTPGLGGDILCKLWVNSKYPMWACFLGSTFNLVGLTLERYSAIVHPISHHTKFTPKKAKIMAIAVWPFCFTYELHWALVHASDGRGGCIAIFYDFLPILGIIVLIFQYLIPLFIMVFSYVAILRVVRRQSRVKPGDEVSLENGGANASQQPQQLSRTEKNVIMTLLIVVVMYIICWSPNQIYYFFFNLGISSIEINGVFFQYTVVSVCCNMCINPFIYAAKLKDFREEAVKILTCGKLSKPAFLVVNVQ, encoded by the coding sequence ATGCAGAATAGTACAGATATCGTCGGGAACATCACCTCAGATAACGGCAGTTATTCTGATGCCTCCACAGAAGGTCTACACTCAGCTAACTTGTATAATGATCCACTGGCGATGAAAATATGCTTTGGTATCATTGGAGTTATCGGCGGTCTGGGAAATACCTTAGTTGTCTGTGTCTTTATGCGAAAGAGTATGGCCAGCTCTACAGGTCTCAGCAGCACcaatatattcattttaaacCAATCAGTTATTGACCTCGTCAGTTCTATATTGCTGATAGTGAATAACTTGATCGTCATTACATATGTAACACCAGGACTAGGAGGTGATATTCTGTGTAAACTGTGGGTAAACAGCAAGTACCCAATGTGGGCGTGCTTTCTTGGCTCTACCTTTAACCTCGTGGGGCTCACCCTTGAGCGATACTCTGCTATCGTCCATCCAATTTCTCACCACACAAAGTTCACTCCAAAGAAGGCCAAGATCATGGCAATAGCAGTCTGGCCATTCTGCTTTACGTATGAGCTGCACTGGGCACTTGTTCACGCAAGCGACGGGAGAGGTGGTTGCATCGCCATCTTCTACGACTTTTTACCAATACTTGGTATCATTGTCCTAATATTCCAATATCTAATTCCTCTATTCATAATGGTGTTCTCCTATGTGGCCATTTTACGGGTAGTTCGACGACAGAGTCGGGTCAAACCCGGAGACGAGGTTAGCTTGGAGAACGGTGGTGCGAATGCTAGTCAACAGCCTCAACAACTCTCACGCACCGAGAAAAATGTCATCATGACCCTGCTGATAGTCGTAGTCATGTATATTATTTGCTGGTCACCGAACCAGATCTACTATTTCTTTTTCAACCTTGGTATAAGCAGCATTGAGATCAACGGGGTATTTTTCCAATATACGGTCGTATCGGTTTGTTGCAACATGTGTATCAATCCATTCATTTATGCTGCAAAACTGAAGGATTTTCGCGAAGAAGCCGTCAAAATACTGACATGTGGGAAATTATCAAAACCAGCATTTTTAGTTGTAAATGTCCAATGA